From Pyramidobacter piscolens W5455:
TTCGACGCTCTCGTGATGACAAGCGCCAATCTGAGCGGCGAGCCGCTTGTCTCCGAAAACGAGGAGGCGTACCGACGCCTCGCCGGGATCTGCGACGGATTTCTCGTCCACAACCGCCCGATCCACATGAAGATCGACGACTCCGTCCTGCTCCATCACGACGACGGCCCCGTCCTGATCCGACGGGCGCGCGGTTACGTGCCCAATCCCATTATCGCCGCGCGCGAGCTGGCGCCGGTGCTCGCCGCCGGCGCGGAGATGAAAGGCACTTTTTCGTTCAGCCAGGACGCCATGATTTTTCCCAGCCAATATCTCGGCGACATGAAAGACATGGGGACCGCGCAGTTCTATGAAAAAGCCCTGCGGCACTTTCTCGGTCTCTACAGTTTCGCCCCCGAGCGGCTCGTCACCGATCTGCATCCGCTTTATCTCTCCACCGCCGCGGCGAAAAGAATTTTTCCCCGGCTGCCGGCGCTCGCCGTGCAGCACCACTATGCCCACATGATGGCCTGTCTCGCGGAAAACCGCGTCGATTCCCCCGCCCTCGGCATCATCATGGATGGCACGGGATACGGCAGCGACGGTTCGATCTGGGGCGGCGAGCTCCTCTGCGGCGACGCGGAACGCTTCGAACGCTGCGGGCATCTCCGAGAATTCCGCCTGCCCGGGGGCGACCGCGCCGTCACGGAACCCTGGCGCTGCGGCTTGAGTCTGCTGGTGGAAAGCTGCGGCGTCTCTCAGGCCCTCGGACTGTGCCGAATTCTCTGGCCCGGACGGATTGCCGCCGCCCGGCAGCTTCTGAACGCCTGGCAGGCGTTTCCGCTTACAAGTTCCTGCGGGCGCCTTTTCGACGGTCTGGCCGCGATCGTGCTGAAAAAAGAAACCGTCAGCTATGACGGCGAAGCGGCCATGGAACTGCAGGCTTTTGCGGAAACGCATCCCACGTCCGTCGCCGGTCCGCCCTTTGACGTTGAAAACAACGTCATCGACTGGCGCCCTTTCGTCGCCGCTCTGGCGCAGGCCCCGCACGACGCCCTTTTTGCGGCCGGGGCTTTTCACACGCGGCTGGCGCAGGCGCTGGCCCGGTGCGCCGCGGACGTTGCCGGTCAAACGGGCATTCGTCTGGCCGCCCTTTCCGGCGGCTGCTGGCAGAACGCCCTGCTCTTGAAAGAGACGTTGCCCCTGCTGCGCGCTCGGGGGCTGACGCCGCTCACTCATAAACTGCTTTCTCCGAATGACGAATGCCTCTCCGTCGGCCAGGCCTATATCGGCGGCCTGCGGCGGAACGGCGGTTAAATGCTGAGCTCTTCTACCAACTCAAGCAGTTCGGGGTTCAGCCGCTTTCTTGTTTCCCACGTGTTCGGCAGAGGTACCGGCACCATGCGCCCATTGACCAGTCCGGCCATGACGCCGTGTCTCCCTTCCAGCAGGCAGGTGACCGCGTAGGCGCCCATGCGGGTGGCGATCGTCGCGTCGTAGCTGGACGGCGCGCCGCCGCGCTGAATATGGCCGAGCACCGTCACGGTCGCTTTGTAACCGGGCGCCTGTTCGGCAAGCTTTTCCTGCAGTTCGTAGCCGGACATGACGCCTTCCGCAAGAATGATGAGGGAATAATTTTTCCCGCTGAGGCGCGACGCTTTGAGCTTTTTGCACAGAGCGCCGATGTCGAAAGGAATCTCGGGCAGCACCGCAAATTCCGCGCCGCCGGCCACGGCGGTCTGAAGCGCGATAAAACCGCAGCGACGTCCCATCACCTCGACGATGAAAAGTTTGTCGTGACTGTGGGCCGTGTCGCGCAGCCGCCGCACGGCGTCCAGAGCCGTATTGAGCGCCGTATCGAAGCCGATCGTCATGTCGGTGCCGTTGACGTCGTTGTCGATCGTCGCGGGGATCCCCACGACGGGCAGCCCCATTTTCTGCAGTTCCCAGGCGCCGCGGAACGAACCGTCGCCGCCGATCACGATCAGGCCGTCGATGTTGCGATCGTCGCACTGCTGGCGCGCTTTTTTCCTGCCTTCCTCCGTCAGGAAACGCTCGCTGCGCGAAGTTCGCAGCATCGTCCCGCCGCGCTGGATGATCGACCCCACGTCCCGCACTTCGATCTTGCGGAACATGCCGTCGATGAGGCCCTCGTAGCCCTGTTCCACTCCCAGACATTTTATGCCGTGATAGGCCGCGCACCTGACTGCGGCTCTGATGGCTGCGTTCATCCCGGGCGCGTCGCCGCCGCTGGTCAACACTGCAATACGTTTCATTTTTGTCCTCCTTGCGCGCTGTTTGTCCAATTATACACTTTTCTCTTCAACCGGAATCACCGGGCCAGACGAAAGGGACTCAACTCGTGGAGAGCTGAGTCCCTTTTCGTTTTCCGCCGATTAAATTTCTTTTTGCAGTTCCATCATGCGTTTGTTGATCTTGGTCAGTTCTTCCTGGATCTCGTTCAAACGATCCTGAAGCTCCTTGCCTTCCTTCGTCAGGTTGCCGACGCGTTTGTTCAGGCGGTCCATTTCCATGCGGGCGCCCGATTTGCCTTTCAGCAGCTTGTCGGGGTCGTCGTCTTTGACGTCCCAGAAGAAATCGATGGTCTTGCCAAGCGTCACGGGCGTAATGGCGCCGTCGATGGTAAATTTGACCGTTTTGACTTTCGGCGTCAGATAGGGTTTCCCCTTGGAATCGTAACGGGGGAAGTAGACGAACCCCTCGCGCTCGTCGGTGATTTTGAAGTTGAAGCGTTTGTCGTAGTCGACGGGGGAAAGGCGATGTTTGCCCACGGTCAGGGTGACCTGGCTCTCGAAAGGAGCCATGCGGATCGCCGGTCCGCGGTTCGTGAATTTGATAAACACGGGGATCGTATCATCAAGTTTCAGCTGCTGCAGCAAATTGTAACGGTAATCCTCCGCCTCGTCGGCCGTCCACAGATTTTTCTGCGCCTGATCCTGAGTCGAGCGTTCCACATATTCCGCCGCATAGTACGTCGCCTGGATTTCGACGCTGGCGCCGAAATCGTCGCGGTATTCCTTCTTTTGGCGCCACTCCGCGGCAGAGGCGGTCGAAACGCTCAGCATCCCCATCATCAGCGCAAAATAAAATCCTTTTCTTTTGACACTCATTCGAGTCCCTCCTTGATGATAAAAACACGTTCCCCAATCGGAAAGAAGCCCACGAAAAGATCACTTCTCTTCAAAAAGGCTTTTTTCGATGATTTCACACAGCGTGTGTCCGATCAGAATGTGCATCTCCTGAATTCGAGGCGTCTCGGCCGTCGGCACCGCCAGCACGACGTCCGCCATACCGGCCAGAAGCGAGTTTCTTTCTCCCGTCATGGCAATGACGCGCATATTTTTGCGGCGCGCGGCTTCAGCCGCCTTCACGACGTTGGCGCTGCCGCCGCTGGTCGAAATCGCCACCAGCGTGTCTCCGGGACGGCCATGCGCCTCGACTTGCCGCGAGAAAACCGTTTCGTAACCGAAATCATTGGCGATTGCGGTGAGCGCCGAAGTGTTGACATGCAGCGCTTCCGCGTCAAGCGCCGGCCGGTTGAGAAGGTACCGTCCGGAAAGTTCCGCGGCGAGATGCTGAGCGTCGGCAGCCGAGCCGCCGTTGCCGCAGAAAAGAACGCGCCCGTCGTTTTTCAGCGACTGAATCATCAGCGCCGCAGCGCGCTCGACCAGCGGCATCATACCGGCCAGACGTTCGCAGACCTGACGGTGGCGTTCCAGATTTCCCGCAATGATCGCTTCTATCGTGTGCCTGTCCATGGATTCCACCTTATTTTTGACGTTCCAAAAGCCAACGGGCCGCCTGCAGCAAGTCCTCGGCGTAAAAATCGGCGCTCACGCCTCGCGCCCGCTCTTCACGACCGTAACCCGACATTAATAGTATCACAGGACTGGCGAGATTTTTGCCAAACTGCATGTCGGATTCTTTGTCGCCGATCACGGCGGCGATATCGTCGCCGTCCAGCCCGCAATCGGCGCTTGCCCGTGAAATGAGCCCGACGGCGGGTTTGCGGCACGCACAGCGCTGATCTGCCCGATGCGGGCAGACGTAGATCCCCTGCAGCGTGATTCCCCGTTCCGCCAGCAGCTCCGTCAGCCGACAGTGCACGCGGTCAACGTCGTCCATCGTAAAGTAACCGCGGCCGACGCCCGACTGATTGGTCACGACCGTCAACACGTACCCGCGTTCGCACAAAAGTCTCAGTCCTTCGGCCGCGCCGGGCAGAAGGGCCACCTGCTCGGGACGACGAAGATAGTTTTTTTCCTCGATGATCGTCCCGTCGCGGTCGAGAATCACCCACTTTTTCTTATTCATTCTCGCGCAGTCTGTCAATGATCGACGTGCTGGAAAACCCCGGGAGCAGCGGCAGGATCTCCACTCTGCCGGCGTATGCGGCGCCGGCGATCCGCTCCGGCCGGTAGTCGCCGCCCTTGGCCAGGACATCCGGCCTGATCAGAGAAAGAAGCCGCTCCGGCGTGTCCTCGTCGAAAATCACCACGACGTCGACGCATTCAAGGGCCGCCAGAACGGCAGCTCGGTCCAGCTCGCCGTTGATCGGACGCGCCTCGCCTTTCAGCTTTTTTACCGAGCGGTCGGAGTTGAGGCCGACGATCAGACGGTTGCCCAAAGCTCTGGCGCGTGTCAGCGAATCGACATGGCCGGCGTGAAAGACGTCGAAGCAGCCGTTCGTGAAGACCACTTTCTTCCCTTGCGCCTTCCATTCCTTCACCCGCCGTACCGCCGCGGCCGCGTCGAGAACCTTGTGGCCGCCGGAGAGCGGATGCGCTTTCGCCTGAGAAAGACACAGCTCTTTCAACTCCCGATAGGAGATCGGATACGTACCGGCCTTGCCGATCACCACTTTGGCCGCCGCATTCGACAGCCGGCAGCAGTTCCGCCAGTCGACGCCGCAGGCGCGGAAAAAAGCGACCGCGGCAATAACGGTGTCGCCGGCGCCGGAAACGTCGTAAACGTCGACCGCCTGAGACGGTTCGTCAAAACACTCCCGCTCGCCGACGAACGTGCTGCCCTTTTCGGAACGGGTGACCAGCAGATTGTTCAGCCCAAAGGAAGAACGAACCTTCCGCGCCTGAGCCGCGAGCGCTTCGTCGTCGTCATTCGAGATCGGAAGTCCGGCCGCGTCCGAAAGCTCTTTCACGTTGGGAGTGACCAGTTCGGCCCCGGCATAGCGCTGCCAATCCCGACCTTTGGGATCGACGAAAACCGGGATCCGATGCGCCCGGCACAGCTCGACGACCTTGCGGCACAACGAAAACGAACACATCCCCTTGCCGTAATCGGAGAGAATGACCGCGCTCAGACGACGCGCGGCGAGTTCCGACAGGCGGACGAGAAGTTCGCCCTCCGATTCCGGGTCCAGCGGGAGGATATCCTCATGATCAAGCCTCATCATCTGCTGACGCCCGTTGCCGATGACGCGCGTTTTCACGGTCGTCGTCTCCTTATGGAACGGGAACAGTTCGACGCTTCCCCGGGACGAACCGTTCACGGCGTCCACAAGCTTCAGGACTTCCCGCGCCGCCGGATCCCCGCCGAGCTGAGCGAAGCACTTGACGTCCGCCCCCAGCCCGCAGAGATTGGCGACGACGTTGCCCGCTCCGCCGAGGACGCTCCTTTCACTCTGAAACTTCACGACCGGGATCGGCGCTTCGGGGGAGATCCGCTCCACGCTGCCGTAAAGATACCGGTCGAGCATGAGGTCGCCGACGACGGCGACTGTACATGGAGAAAGCCGCTCGACCCGTTCTATGATCTTTGCAAGAGTGCCTTCGGACAAAGCGGATTCACCCCTTTTGCGGGAAAATAGATTCCAGAATTTCCTCTGCGGCTTTGATGACCTTCTGCGGAGCAATACGTTCCATGCAGGGCAAATCGCATTTCCAATCCAAACACCCCATCTTTTCGCAGGATGTATAAACAACCTTGTCAAAGCTTTGCGTATAAGAGATCGAGAGCGACGTCGGGCCGAACATCGCGATCACCGGAGTCCCCAGCGCCCGCGCCATGTGAAGCGGCCCGGTGTCGGCGGCGACGACAAAAGAAGCGTCAGCCAACACGCAGAGCAATTCCGACGTCGAAAGTTTGTCTACCCAATCGAGAACTCTCTGTCCAGAGCACTGTGCCATAATCTCTCGAGCCATCTTTTTTTCTTCGGCGCCAGAGCCCAGAAGCACCGCCAGACAGTTTTTCTCCGAAAGAAAATGAATCAGCTGCGCCCAATAGGGAACGGGCCAGCGCTTGCGCGCCTTGCTGGCTCCGATGGCCAGGGCGGCGCAACACCGCGTGTTTTCTCTTTCGATACATGGGGCAACACGCGAGTCCCCCTCCGGACGCACCAAGGAACTGCGAATTTGTTTTTCTAGACAGGGAGGAATGCCTAATTGCCCCAAGACGGCATAGACATCTTGGTTATAAACAAACTGAAAATGCCGATGGAAGCCGATCTTCAACGGAATGTGCGTAAGCAGGGTCAACAAGGCCGTGCGATCGTTGTCCTGCAAGTTAAACAGGATATCAAACTTCTCGTTGCGAACGCGCGAAATCAGTTTAAGAAAACCCCGCCACCCCTCTTTTCGGTCCCACGGTATTACCTTGTCGATCCATGGCATGTATTCTGCAAAGGGACCGTAATTTTTTTCCGTGAGCCATGACAGTTCAAAAAAAGGGAAAAGCTCTTTCAGTCTCCTGCCGATATGAGCCGTAAGAACGATATCACCGAGAGATGAAAGACGAACAAACAAAACTTTCGCTTTGATATTGTTATCCAGAGCCACCCGCGGAAAATTCATTTTCGCCCCTCGTCACAGTCAATCGACGCCGCAAGGATTTTTCTCGCCGCCGCCCACACGTCGTCCACCGGGATCTGCTTCAAGCAATTATCGCGCCCGATCGGACAATTCGCGCCCTCGTCGCGGCAAAAAGATTTCGGGCACGTCTTGGGAAAAACGATTTCATGCCTGTTTCCCCACGGGCCATACCGCCACGGATCCGTCGTGCCGAAAATGCCGACCGTCGGCGTTCCCATGGCGCTGGCCATATGAAGGCCGCCGCAGTCATTCGTGACATACAGGCACGCCGCGGCCAGGCGCGAAGCGCTGATCGGCATGGGGACCGGTCCCGAAAAATCGAGCGCCTTCGGCACCGAAGCCAGAACCGGCGCGGCCGCGGCCTGCTCCTCGGCAGAATAGCCCATCACGGCAACTTTATACCCTTGATCGCCCAAACGACGTCCCAGCGCCGCAAAGTTTTCGGCGGGCCAGCGTTTGAAAGCGCGCCCTCCGGGATTCAAAATCACCAGCTTGTTCCGATAGGGAGCCAGCTCACGCTGGACGCCGCGGTGG
This genomic window contains:
- the pfkA gene encoding 6-phosphofructokinase, with product MKRIAVLTSGGDAPGMNAAIRAAVRCAAYHGIKCLGVEQGYEGLIDGMFRKIEVRDVGSIIQRGGTMLRTSRSERFLTEEGRKKARQQCDDRNIDGLIVIGGDGSFRGAWELQKMGLPVVGIPATIDNDVNGTDMTIGFDTALNTALDAVRRLRDTAHSHDKLFIVEVMGRRCGFIALQTAVAGGAEFAVLPEIPFDIGALCKKLKASRLSGKNYSLIILAEGVMSGYELQEKLAEQAPGYKATVTVLGHIQRGGAPSSYDATIATRMGAYAVTCLLEGRHGVMAGLVNGRMVPVPLPNTWETRKRLNPELLELVEELSI
- the hypF gene encoding carbamoyltransferase HypF, with the protein product MLIEKTYSVSGIVQGVGFRPLCVRIAHRAGIRGSVANTSDGVLLRLQGTEDAIARYVAELKRDCPDVALIVDIMLLERKNIEQADDDFTILKSVRSLRQRVLLPPDMATCRDCLADVRDPANKRYRYAFTNCTNCGPRFSIVRELPYDRPKTTMSAFPMCPACQQEYADETNRRFHAQPNACPVCGPRLAYCDARGQEIAQDEKAFGLAIAALANGQIIAVKGLGGFHLACDATREEAVSLLRRRKRRPRRPFAVMVKNVAVAEKLVKLSADDKKLLTGARAPIILLERNDSNLLAPSVAPGLNRLGVMLPYTPLHHMIMEGFDALVMTSANLSGEPLVSENEEAYRRLAGICDGFLVHNRPIHMKIDDSVLLHHDDGPVLIRRARGYVPNPIIAARELAPVLAAGAEMKGTFSFSQDAMIFPSQYLGDMKDMGTAQFYEKALRHFLGLYSFAPERLVTDLHPLYLSTAAAKRIFPRLPALAVQHHYAHMMACLAENRVDSPALGIIMDGTGYGSDGSIWGGELLCGDAERFERCGHLREFRLPGGDRAVTEPWRCGLSLLVESCGVSQALGLCRILWPGRIAAARQLLNAWQAFPLTSSCGRLFDGLAAIVLKKETVSYDGEAAMELQAFAETHPTSVAGPPFDVENNVIDWRPFVAALAQAPHDALFAAGAFHTRLAQALARCAADVAGQTGIRLAALSGGCWQNALLLKETLPLLRARGLTPLTHKLLSPNDECLSVGQAYIGGLRRNGG
- the gmhA gene encoding D-sedoheptulose 7-phosphate isomerase, producing the protein MDRHTIEAIIAGNLERHRQVCERLAGMMPLVERAAALMIQSLKNDGRVLFCGNGGSAADAQHLAAELSGRYLLNRPALDAEALHVNTSALTAIANDFGYETVFSRQVEAHGRPGDTLVAISTSGGSANVVKAAEAARRKNMRVIAMTGERNSLLAGMADVVLAVPTAETPRIQEMHILIGHTLCEIIEKSLFEEK
- a CDS encoding D-glycero-alpha-D-manno-heptose-1,7-bisphosphate 7-phosphatase, with the translated sequence MNKKKWVILDRDGTIIEEKNYLRRPEQVALLPGAAEGLRLLCERGYVLTVVTNQSGVGRGYFTMDDVDRVHCRLTELLAERGITLQGIYVCPHRADQRCACRKPAVGLISRASADCGLDGDDIAAVIGDKESDMQFGKNLASPVILLMSGYGREERARGVSADFYAEDLLQAARWLLERQK
- the rfaE2 gene encoding D-glycero-beta-D-manno-heptose 1-phosphate adenylyltransferase — encoded protein: MSEGTLAKIIERVERLSPCTVAVVGDLMLDRYLYGSVERISPEAPIPVVKFQSERSVLGGAGNVVANLCGLGADVKCFAQLGGDPAAREVLKLVDAVNGSSRGSVELFPFHKETTTVKTRVIGNGRQQMMRLDHEDILPLDPESEGELLVRLSELAARRLSAVILSDYGKGMCSFSLCRKVVELCRAHRIPVFVDPKGRDWQRYAGAELVTPNVKELSDAAGLPISNDDDEALAAQARKVRSSFGLNNLLVTRSEKGSTFVGERECFDEPSQAVDVYDVSGAGDTVIAAVAFFRACGVDWRNCCRLSNAAAKVVIGKAGTYPISYRELKELCLSQAKAHPLSGGHKVLDAAAAVRRVKEWKAQGKKVVFTNGCFDVFHAGHVDSLTRARALGNRLIVGLNSDRSVKKLKGEARPINGELDRAAVLAALECVDVVVIFDEDTPERLLSLIRPDVLAKGGDYRPERIAGAAYAGRVEILPLLPGFSSTSIIDRLRENE
- a CDS encoding glycosyltransferase family 9 protein; protein product: MKIEPSEIERVLVVGLSCIGDMLLSSAALYNLRMYLPHAHFTICANAQVSAMLADDPMWDEIKFYDRGKPDSPYNGWRGRVRAIREFRAGKYDLIVDLRSTLIPLFMNCRYRPLWGWREVFLPRKVHEAERNLYCMQTLGVPLRSRSMRLYVPRDIHRGVQRELAPYRNKLVILNPGGRAFKRWPAENFAALGRRLGDQGYKVAVMGYSAEEQAAAAPVLASVPKALDFSGPVPMPISASRLAAACLYVTNDCGGLHMASAMGTPTVGIFGTTDPWRYGPWGNRHEIVFPKTCPKSFCRDEGANCPIGRDNCLKQIPVDDVWAAARKILAASIDCDEGRK
- a CDS encoding glycosyltransferase family 9 protein, with the protein product MNFPRVALDNNIKAKVLFVRLSSLGDIVLTAHIGRRLKELFPFFELSWLTEKNYGPFAEYMPWIDKVIPWDRKEGWRGFLKLISRVRNEKFDILFNLQDNDRTALLTLLTHIPLKIGFHRHFQFVYNQDVYAVLGQLGIPPCLEKQIRSSLVRPEGDSRVAPCIERENTRCCAALAIGASKARKRWPVPYWAQLIHFLSEKNCLAVLLGSGAEEKKMAREIMAQCSGQRVLDWVDKLSTSELLCVLADASFVVAADTGPLHMARALGTPVIAMFGPTSLSISYTQSFDKVVYTSCEKMGCLDWKCDLPCMERIAPQKVIKAAEEILESIFPQKG